ATctgaaatctaaaaaatgttctgcttatgcaaaaaaacaaacaagGTTAGTtggttgaatatttttaaaaccaaaatcacAAGAATGATACACATATTAGTCAGATAACTATGTTCTTATATTAAACACTAATCGAATacagaattaaatatgtaattacagTAAATagtgtactattattatgatttgagtttcttacataatttaaaatatatttgtgaaaaatgcttgataatattaattacctagcTTGTTCATTAAATTTgtgttatttgaatttatattgtatgcggTTTGTCCCTCTAgcattattaatactaataaagaTTGGTCATACGCAGCcaaaactaaaactaaacttatgcaattaaaaataatgctgTTGGAAGaagaacttatttttaaaagaaaagaaaacgaattgaaattaaaaattttggcTGCTGAATTGGCATCCAAAGAAACTTAAgttatttaagaaaattgatGACTTAATGAAAACTTAATGTTATAAtgcaaaagaaaatattgttcatgttaattttatagttaaaatagtaaatcaatttatgtcattaaaaaataaaagactgtttatgttaattaattttatattgttcatgttgattagttaattttatagttagaaTAATAAGTCAccttatgttattaaaaaaaaaaaaaaagactgtttatgttaattaattttatattgttcatgttgtttacgttaattttatagttaaaataataaagtcagTTATAATATGTcagtttataatgtttatatatatatatattatatttatatatcaatttatagTAACAAAGAAAAgtgaatttaaaaagaaaagactgtttatatattataataaaaaaaataattttataataaatgattaaaactaTTGATTATGTACAGTTTACATTGTACACATAATTTAAGAATGTTAAATGTTGACAGCAGTcagattgttaaaatatattgtaataaaaaatttttaatttaatatattattatatttttagtagttaaatacaaatatttaatgataataaagtcATGACATCATCATggaattatatcaaaatacatttaaaactaattttacaattaaatctaGTTGTAGATTATCTACTTAACACATTTCACTAAAGTGTCTATTAATCAAATTCTTTCTTGTTCTATCATTTgcattatttctaatattatcgTTAGTCACATTATTGTTGACAGAATTTACTAAATTGATTTGTTCTTGAATTTCATTTGTAGTAACtggtattttttctttttgtagaatagcaatattatgtaatacagcAGTTGCTACAATAATTGCTTCTACTTTGCTTAAATCCAAACGAATCCCTAATGATAATACCGGAAATCTCCTTTTCCAAACTCCATAGGATCGTTCAACAACATTTCTAGTTCGAATTTGGGACTCTTGGTATAAATTTTCTGCTCTTGTGAGTGGATTTAATAGAGGTGTCAATAAGTAATTTTTCACTGCATATCCACCATCACCAACAATCAGACCATTTCCAAATTCGTTTGCTTCTAGACGTCTATAGATggaagaattgaaaaatatagttGAATCGTGTGACGAACCAGGCCAGCGTGCAACTATATCTCGTATCATTAATTGATCGTCCGATATGGTTTGTACATTAatggaaaaaaagtttttcctgTTTCTGTAATTCTCTGCATTATCGCCACCTGGTGATGATATTTTAACATGTGTACAATCAATGGCTCCGATACATCGTGGAAATTTGGCTTTCAAATGAAATCTTGTCTGAAGATCTGAAATTTCATTAGCATTGCTGGGCATGTTTATAAAACGTGGTCTTAGGCTTGCTAGagcaatattcatttttttttattatatttgatgcaGTTGAGTAATGAATACCAAATAATTCaccaacatttatcaaaaatgagTCTGAAGCATAAAACCTCAGTGTTAATAACAATTGTTGTTCAGCAGTGACAGCACGATTTCtgtataggtatagataataaaagtataaaatttgaattagaaATTGAGGAACATAAAACTACTTTTACTAAGCTACatgtaaaattagtaattacaggaaaaaaatgtaaaagtaagtaatttttagtaaaaatgttgtatgCTGTAGTAATAATTcgaaattttagattctgaacgaatgtattgattttactatgaagtgtatttttttttgtgtctgtcatcgcctt
This portion of the Acyrthosiphon pisum isolate AL4f chromosome A1, pea_aphid_22Mar2018_4r6ur, whole genome shotgun sequence genome encodes:
- the LOC100572979 gene encoding putative nuclease HARBI1 encodes the protein MPSNANEISDLQTRFHLKAKFPRCIGAIDCTHVKISSPGGDNAENYRNRKNFFSINVQTISDDQLMIRDIVARWPGSSHDSTIFFNSSIYRRLEANEFGNGLIVGDGGYAVKNYLLTPLLNPLTRAENLYQESQIRTRNVVERSYGVWKRRFPVLSLGIRLDLSKVEAIIVATAVLHNIAILQKEKIPVTTNEIQEQINLVNSVNNNVTNDNIRNNANDRTRKNLINRHFSEMC